In Limnochordia bacterium, a single window of DNA contains:
- a CDS encoding DUF2089 domain-containing protein encodes MKKPLLGSCPVCHSELVVARLECKKCNTYIGGQFEVCPLCRLEQSDRDFVLTFIKCRGSIKDVEKELGISYPTVKNRLNAVIEALGFAVEDENRVDRMGVLEEIEKGTISAKDGIEMLRKGDYKDDR; translated from the coding sequence GTGAAGAAACCACTTTTGGGTAGCTGTCCTGTATGCCACTCCGAACTTGTAGTTGCCCGGTTAGAGTGCAAGAAGTGTAACACCTACATAGGAGGACAATTTGAAGTCTGTCCCTTGTGTAGATTAGAACAGTCTGATCGAGATTTTGTGCTTACCTTTATCAAATGCCGAGGTAGTATCAAGGATGTAGAAAAGGAACTGGGTATATCCTATCCGACGGTGAAAAATCGCCTAAATGCGGTCATTGAGGCCTTGGGTTTTGCTGTGGAAGACGAAAACAGGGTCGATCGTATGGGCGTATTAGAGGAAATTGAAAAAGGTACCATCAGTGCCAAAGACGGAATCGAAATGCTAAGAAAAGGAGACTACAAAGATGACCGGTGA